A DNA window from Eretmochelys imbricata isolate rEreImb1 chromosome 3, rEreImb1.hap1, whole genome shotgun sequence contains the following coding sequences:
- the CRLS1 gene encoding cardiolipin synthase (CMP-forming), with the protein MLATAWLGRCSWGLLKGASRPLRGSGARPLASRSRATGGVNSRRGFCLALGAPPLSGLAPRAPPPPPSSSSSPGARRESRRLLLLRAPSPAPLSPERLASGSPLPGGRGPVPAGGESPQPRRRSDGEAGPPRDAARRGRGAASGYSELYENPWTIPNILSLARIGLAPVLGYLIVEENFNIALGVFALAGITDLLDGFIARNWASQKSALGSALDPLADKILISVLYVSLTCASLIPVPLTTLIILRDIVLIAAVFYVRYKTLSPPRTLSRYFNPCYATAQLKPTFISKMNTAVQLILVAASLAAPVFDYVDSIYLQTLWCITAFTTATSAYSYYHYGRKTVQVINNK; encoded by the exons ATGTTGGCCACCGCTTGGCTGGGCAGATGCTCCTGGGGGCTCCTGAAAGGCGCGAGCCGGCCCCTGCGGGGCAGCGGCGCGAGGCCGCTCGCGAGCCGGTCCCGGGCGACTGGAGGCGTAAACAGCCGCCGCGGCTTCTGCCTCGCGCTGGGGGCCCCCCCGCTGAGCGGCCTCGCGCCgcgggcgccgccgccgccgccctcctcctcctcctcccccggcGCGAGGCGGGAGtcgcggcggctgctgctgctgcgcgcgccctccccggccccgctctccccGGAGCGGCTCGCGAGCGGCTCCCCGCTCCCCGGCGGCCGGGGCCCGGTCCCCGCCGGCGGGGAGAGCCCCCAGCCGCGGCGGCGCAGCGACGGTGAGGCGGGCCCGCCGCGGGACGCGGCGCGGAGGGGCCGAGGAGCCGCCAGCGGCTACTCGGAGCTG TATGAAAACCCATGGACAATCCCAAATATACTTTCTCTGGCAAGAATTGGTTTGGCTCCAGTTTTGGGTTATTTGATTGTTGAAGAAAATTTCAACATTGCATTGGGTGTTTTTGCTTTGGCTGGGATAACAGACTTG TTGGATGGGTTTATTGCACGAAACTGGGCCAGTCAGAAATCTGCTTTGGGAAGTGCCCTTGACCCACTAGCTGATAAAATTCTTATCAGTGTCCTGTATGTCAGCCTCACTTGTGCAAGTCTTATTCCAG TTCCACTGACTACTTTGATCATTTTGAGGGACATAGTGCTAATTGCTGCTGTTTTTTATGTGCGATACAAAACACTGTCCCCACCG AGAACGCTTAGTAGATATTTCAACCCCTGTTATGCTACTGCCCAGTTAAAACCAACTTTCATCAGCAAG ATGAACACAGCAGTTCAGCTAATCTTGGTGGCAGCTTCTTTAGCGGCTCCTGTTTTCGATTACGTAGATAGCATATATCTACAGACTTTATG GTGCATTACAGCTTTCACAACAGCAACGTCTGCATACAGTTATTATCATTATGGTCGGAAAACAGTCCAGGTAATAAACAACAAATGA